One segment of Triticum aestivum cultivar Chinese Spring chromosome 2A, IWGSC CS RefSeq v2.1, whole genome shotgun sequence DNA contains the following:
- the LOC123190600 gene encoding UDP-glycosyltransferase 88A1: protein MASANVLLLPESGSGHLMSLIEAGKRLLAHGGDGLTVTVLIIRPATPESASQVDSHVKRVAASACGLGIRFHHLPAVDPPTDCAGNLQEFKSRYMQLHAPHVKAAVSDLGAAALVIDFFATAVIDVAHELAVPTYVYFTSTAALLALTLRLPALAVDSDASDDGTVDVPGMPPVPAGSVPGFLGDKKSPNYAWFVYHGRRFMDADGIVINTVDALEAGLLAAIAAGRCVPGRRAPPLYPIGPVIDHAVEASNEPCVRWLDAQPRASVVFLCFGSLGWFDRAKAHEVAAGLERSGHRFLWTLRGPPAAGSRHPTDANLDELLPEGFLERTEGRGLVWPRRAPQKEILAHAAVGCFVTHCGWNSTLESMWHGVPLVPWPLYAEQHLNAFELASVVGVAVAMEVDRERDNFVEAAELERAVRCVMGGGSGEEGAMAREKAMKMKAACRRAVEEGGSSHAALQRLRHAIRSGATTCNGAAPPKETTS, encoded by the coding sequence ATGGCGAGCGCCAACGTCCTCCTCCTCCCGGAGTCCGGCTCGGGCCACCTCATGTCGCTCATCGAGGCCGGCAAGCGGCTGCTCGCCCACGGCGGAGACGGGCTCACCGTCACTGTGCTGATCATCCGGCCAGCCACGCCCGAGTCGGCCTCCCAGGTCGACTCGCACGTCAAGCGCGTCGCGGCATCTGCCTGTGGGCTCGGCATCCGGTTCCACCACCTCCCCGCCGTCGACCCGCCCACGGACTGCGCCGGCAACCTGCAGGAGTTCAAGTCCCGCTACATGCAGCTGCACGCGCCCCACGTCAAGGCCGCCGTGTCGGACCTCGGCGCCGCGGCGCTCGTCATAGACTTCTTCGCCACCGCCGTCATCGACGTGGCGCACGAGCTCGCCGTGCCCACGTACGTCTACTTCACGTCCACGGCCGCGCTGCTCGCGCTCACTCTGCGCCTACCGGCGCTGGCCGTCGACTCCGACGCGTCCGACGACGGCACCGTGGACGTCCCCGGCATGCCGCCGGTTCCCGCGGGGTCTGTTCCTGGGTTCCTGGGCGATAAGAAGAGCCCTAACTACGCGTGGTTCGTGTACCACGGCCGTCGCTTCATGGACGCCGACGGCATCGTCATTAACACGGTGGACGCGCTCGAGGCAGGACTCCTCGCCGCGATAGCCGCAGGCCGGTGCGTGCCCGGACGACGCGCGCCGCCGCTGTACCCGATCGGTCCGGTGATCGACCACGCCGTCGAAGCGTCGAACGAGCCGTGCGTCCGGTGGCTCGACGCGCAGCCCCGGGCGTCGGTGGTGTTCCTTTGCTTCGGGAGCCTGGGATGGTTCGATAGAGCCAAGGCGCACGAGGTGGCCGCGGGGCTGGAGCGCAGCGGGCACCGCTTCCTGTGGACGCTGCGCGGCCCTCCGGCGGCCGGCTCGCGGCACCCGACGGACGCGAACCTGGACGAGCTCCTCCCGGAGGGGTTCCTGGAGCGGACGGAGGGGCGGGGCCTGGTGTGGCCGAGGCGCGCCCCGCAGAAGGAGATACTGGCGCACGCCGCCGTGGGCTGCTTCGTGacgcactgcgggtggaactcgACGCTGGAGAGCATGTGGCACGGCGTGCCGCTGGTGCCGTGGCCGCTGTACGCGGAGCAGCACCTGAACGCGTTCGAGCTCGCGTCCGTCGTGGGCGTGGCCGTGGCGATGGAGGTGGACAGGGAGCGGGACAACTTCGTggaggcggcggagcttgagcGGGCCGTGAGATGCGTGATGGGCGGCGGGTCGGGGGAGGAGGGTGCCATGGCGAGGGAGAAGGCCATGAAGATGAAGGCCGCGTGCAGGCGGGCCGTGGAGGAGGGCGGCTCGTCCCACGCTGCGTTGCAGAGGCTGCGCCATGCGATTCGCAGCGGTGCAACGACGTGCAACGGCGCAGCGCCTCCCAAGGAGACGACGTCGTGA